attcagtgaatatttgttgagtacctactctctagccagacattgttctaggcACGTGGGGCATGTTATGATTAAAACAAAGATTCCTGGTGGAGTTTACACTTTAGCAGGTTATTCAAGAGAGGAAAAGGTTGGAGAAAATGCTAATAAGGATATTAAGCACTTATGAGCCAAGAAATATGGCAGCTAATAttaattgaactttttttttttttttttgcggtacgcgggcttctcactgctgtggcctctccctttgcggagcataggctccggaagcgcaggctcagcggccatggctcacgggcccagccgctccgcggcacgtgggatcttcgcggactggggcacgaacccatgtcccctgcatcggcaggcggactctcaaccactgcgccaccagcgaagccctaatTGAACATTTTTTATGTTACAAGGGCTTTTGGAGCACTCTCATAATCTTCACAAgccctattttataaatgaagacatTGAGgctgaaaaaagttaaagaactCTTCCAAGGCCTCCcaaataataaagaacagagtTGAATAATCTGTACTCTGCACTTATCATTGTCAAGTGTCTCACTCACCACGCATGCTGCCGACATTGAATTCTTACCAGAACCTCGTGAGGTAGCTCTTAACTATCTCTTATGGATGGAGGTAAGGCAGGCTTAGCAAGGTCCACTATTAGAAGGTAGCAGAGCCCTGCCTGTTTGACTTTGGAGGTTGAGCTTTTAACCAGTGTCTTACTACTCAGCTGCCCAACAGGACTCAGGTGAGAAAGCTTGGAACAGCCCGACTGATACAGTGAGCCCCAAAATGGGTAGTAGGGTTTGGTAGGACATGAATTGTGTCTATTCCAAATAGAATAGCCCTTGAATTAATCTTGAAATGTGAGCAAGATGTTCACATTCTGAGGGCCACAGGAGTTGATCAGGAAAAGAGAAGATTCCTATCTGCTTTATTCTGTTTCTCATAGAATTCTCCCTCCTAGACGTCTACACCTTGGGGAAACAAaggatgtcctttttctgtttgttttgttttggctttgaaGCATCCACGTTTAGGGGAGAAAGGGGTGACTGTGGTGACTTaaattgtttctctcttcctttctcttcttatgTATTGAATTCatattagttaaataaatatacttcATAATTTCACCTAATGTTCAGGTGATTTGGCTAAGTTGAATATAAGCTTCAAGTCATAAGACTTTATTAACTTCAAGACAGTATAAATGTAGTTGTGCGTTCTTTTagggtgggggtgatgggagtGCTGGGATTGTAGAGCTCTGGTTGTCTCTGGAAAAGTGTTCAGTTGCCCTTAGAGGCTTTCCCAGTGATTCTTAAACTGGGGATGCGGGGGGTGGGTTGCCCCCCAGGAGACTCtaggcaatgtctggagacatttttggtcatCATCACTGGTGGAGAGGGAGGTGCTACTGGTATatagtaggtagaggccaggtAGAATGCTGCTCAACGTGCTACAAAACACAGGACGGCACTCCATGACACAGAATTATTTGgttcaaaatgtcagtagtggcGAGACTGAGAAACTCTGGGCTATCCTGTGCTGGAAAGGGGAGATCCGTGATGCTGGATTATAACTTTTGTTTGTGGTTCAAGCGGAGATTTCTGCCCAAATACGTCTTAAGGTCTTTTTGCACAAGCATCCAGTACACAGTGGGAGCACTGCACAGGGTCGTGATGGGATAAGTGGTAAGCGGCTGGATGATGGAGAAAGACACAGATGTCAGCACTGGTTAATTAAAGGTCATGACTGGAGGTGATGTCTACAACCTCTTATTCTCGTCCATTAACATATGCTCATCTCATGGTCAttcagtaagaaagaaaatacagtaatatGATAGTTTTAGGCCTTTCTGGTTGGGTAAATTTACTTGGCAAAAAGGAGAAGGAGCCAGACATGCTGCTGTGGGGATTGAATCAAGGTCAGTTCCTAAGTTCTTGCTTGATCAGTTGGTCAGATGGTATCATTTACTGAGCTAAGACATTAAGagttctgttttgtagatgtttCACTGGAGATATCTAAGTAGAGGTGCCAACTAGGCAATTGGATACATATGTTGGTAGTTCAggggagaattaaaaaaaacagttttcctGCCTACCTTCCACAGAGGGTGTACCCAATTCTGAGGCTGCTCTGAGAGTGCTGGACCATCTTGGGAGAGCCTGTGGTCCCACTGGCGAAATAAATGGCCATTGGTTCTTGACTTCCTGTCTCCACACAGCTGTGCTCTGCAGAGGTGGTTCTGCAAAGTATGGGCTCCAAGATGGTGGCTGAACATGGCAGACCAGTCTAGCTCTGATATTTCTTCCATGGTATTTTTGGAGTTATGACACTCCAAAGTTGTTGGTTTGAAGTGGGGATTCCCTTTATCTTGAAAAATACTCCCCAAATGTGTAAATTTCAATGTGAAATTCATGTGAGTTCAGAGTCCTCTGTCTTCTGTGAATTTTGTGGCATCTTTAAGGTTTCTTGCGGACTCAGCCGAATGTTGCAGAGGTGTTTAGGATAGAGGTCTTAGAAGTGGGGGAGCTTGCTACCCAGGGGATGTGCAAGACAACTGGTATGGGGAAGAAAATAGGAGAACttcaaattatatgtattttaaaattcattctttaaaatgtttatttttgatatttgtgTGATGCACAAAAGTACacgaatataatttataaataaataagcatgtaTTAGGGGAGTGTGGTAAAAACTATTTTACTGGGGGATGTGCATATTCAATCTGAATAATACTACCTTAGGGAATTACTACACTGCCGAATGACTTTATTAACTTGAGAATAATCATAATAGTAATCATAATTACTATAATTCTTACCGAGTgattactctgtgccaggcattatgctaaaaaCGTCACATGCTTCATCACATTTGATTCTTCTACAACTCAGTTGTGTAGATACTATGCTATCCCTATTTTACGGATAAGATACAGAATTTTAGAGATGTTACTTGACTTATCCAAAGGTACTCAGTTTATGAAAGACACAGGCAGCATTCTCTGGCATGGCCTTGGGAGAGAATTTGGGGATTGACCAATGGGATTTGGTGTACATTAACTAGTAGGATAAAATTTTATTCCAACAAAGGAAACTGcctttattcaacagagtttATATGGCCTCCTTTTATAAGCTTcgctggaagaattttttttttaaaacgtaAGCTACTTAACAGCTCTTTGAAGGATAATACtattaattaacattttactCCCTTTTTTTACAGTTTAGGAACGACTTTCTCACATATTAGCTTATTTTATCCTCAAAACAGCACGAGATATATGCAGTATAATTATCCCCACTCTACATGTGAGGAAACCTGAGGTTAAGTGatctgtttgttcattcattcctcagtAAGAATTTCTTAAGCACCAACTAAATGGTAGGAACTGGGGATAGAGTGATCAATCAAACAGACAAACAGTGCCTTTGCCTTCTGGGAGGTTACAATTTagggcaggggttggcaaatttttttctgtgaagatCTAGAcagtaaatatcttaggctttgagGGTCATAGAGTCTCTGCTgtagctactcaactctgctcttGTAAGATgagagcagccatagacaatgtgTACtcaaatgggtgtggctgtgttccaataaaactttatttataaaagtgaGTACCAAACCAGAATTGGCTCATGGGCCCTAATTTGTCAACCCCTACTGTAGAGGAGAAAAATAGACAGTaaataaaggaacaaatgaatggatatgaTATTTGGATAGTGATGAGTaccatgaagaaaacaacaggatGTGATAGAGTGGCTTGGAACTCTACTCTAGACAGGTTGGTCATGGACACCCTCACTGAGGATAAAACATTAGAGCTGAAATCTGACGGGAAGGCGTCAACTATGAAAAGGACtaaggaagagcattccagatggaagaaacagcaggtgcaaaggccctgagatgggcCATGTTCGAGGAATAAAATGGTGGCCAGAGGGAGTCAAGGCAGTGAGAGTGTTGGGAGCTAGGCAAGAGCCAAGCCAGGCAGGATACTCATCTCAGGCCCTGGtaggaagcagagaaatggaagcaGAGCTACatcccttccttctgtccttaaacacttaaaaaaaaaaaaaaaatttatttatttatttatttttggctgtgttgggtctttgttgctccgtgtgggctttctctagttgcagcgagcaggggctacccttcgttgcagtgcgtgggcttctcactgcggtggcttctcttgttgcggagcacgggctctaggcacgggggcttcagtagttgcagtgtgtcgctcagtagttgtggctcgtgggctctagagcacaggctcaggagttgtggtgcacagacttagttgctccgcggcatgtgggatcttcccggaacagggcttgaacccatgtcccctgcattgggaggcggattcttaaccactgcgccaacaggaaAGTCCCTTAAACACCTTTTATTAGGTGATTCTTTCCTGGGAAGAAGCCTAGGTCAACCCATAGTATGCTGAGTCCTTGGAATCAAGGAGACTCTGAGATGTAGTTGTGACTGGTGTTATTCCTGGCACTGCAGATGAGGCAGGGAAAATACTCACTGAAATAACTCTTGGAAGCTGAGCCACCGATTCTGGCTGTGTGGAGACAACAGGAATTTGGTCTTCAAGCCGGGACACTCTGAAACAATGGACTCCACTGCTGGGATCACCTCCTCACTGGCTACAGTGCACTTGGCTTTGGATTCTTGCAGCCAATGGAGGATGTCTTTTGCTGTCAGCTGGCTTGTTCCTGGCATGAAGACAAGCCCCGGGAAAGAGGGAGGGCCCTGAGTAGACTGTGGACTGTGGAAACTTGGACTTCGTGCCTGGGTGGCAAGGAGCTACGAAATCTAGCCTTCAGCTACCCTTGCCTTGGTCCCCAGGGACATCCCACAGGACCCTGATCCCTGGGACAATGGAGGATGTCTTTTGCTGTCAGCTGGCTTGTTCCTGGCATGAAGACAAGCCCCGGGAAAGAGGGAGGGCCCTGAGTAGACTGTGGACTGTGGAAACTTGGACTTTGTGCCTGGGTGGCAAGGAGCTACGAAATCTAGCCTTCAGCTACCCTTGCCTTGGTCCCCAGGGACATCCCACAGGACCCTGATCCCTGGGAGATCCTTAGAGCACTGGCTTCAGAGTCTGACAGTCCCTGGATCTGATCCTGTccttgccacttactagctttgtgaccttgagtgtCTTACTTGATCTCTCTGTgtgttcctttccttctctgtaaaatggggaaagtaATAGTGTCTGGTATAAAGTAGGCATTATAATGGTGGCCTATTATTATGTATCATTTTTGTGGAACATTTGAGTCATTATTATGTAACACTTAAATAGCATTTTACAGGTTATATCACATTTTCATGAACatcatctcattcaatcctctgAACCAGTGGTCTCCAAAGTGAGTTTGGCAAGATAATCCACTGGGGATGagagaagaaataagaattaaaaagaaatttatttgagATATTAGAATTCTGTTTATGACTTTATCtcattttcttatgtattttataatatacatacTATATTAGCAGAGTAGAACAACTTAAACAACTATATCCAGATGGGAGTATATGTGtcccaaatatttttattgatagaCTGTGTAACCATAAAAGCTTGGAGAccactgttttaagccaccatgtAGGTCCATGTAGGTGTTGCCATTTGATGGAATATGAGATTGGGTCATAGCTGGCAAGTGGCAGAGTCAGCCCTCAAACCTGGGTCTCCCCAGTGGTCTGGCATCATCAAAGTTCGCCTACACTACTTTGGCAATGCTTAATTTATCCCACATTCTCACTTCATTCTAAACACTGGCCTGAGATGGGCCTGATTTTAAAGTACTAGTTCCTTATGAGAAGAACATATATGGCAGAATTAGATGAAAAACACAGGGAAGACGGTTTGCACTTTCTAAAGCAAATCAATGGAAAGAAAGTGGAATGTATGTAAAGCATTACAAACCGccactaccatttattgagtgcttgatAAGTGCCTGCTATCTCACTTAAAATTAATCCAAGTGTATAGATGACAACCAGCCCAAGGGTTGCAAAGtgagtaagtggcagaaccaagattCAAAGATACACTTCCCAGACTCTAAAGACCTGTGTCATATACCAGACTCCTTATTTCTTGGTGAGTTTCCTAAAGTCAGCTAAATAGGGAGATGTGGAATTGAATTCCTAGGAAGGAAACTTTAATtactgcatatattttattttatttatttatttattttgcggtacacgggcctctcactgttgtggcctctcccgttgcggagcacaggctccgggcacacaggctaagcggccatggctcatgggcccagccactccgcggcatgtgggatcctcccggaccggggcacgaacccgtgtcccctgcatcggcaggcagactctcaaccagtgcaccaccagggaagccctactgcatatatttaaaaaactcttaCATGTCATCCCCTcttgagaaaatgaataaatatgtgaTGATAAGGAAGTTAATCAAGAAAACATCTCTTATCATTcactcaatataaaaatataagattatTTATTTTGCAAACTGCTTGTTCTTAGTGGCTCAGAAATTATTAGTACTCTTGGTGGATTTGTGATGTGAATGTATTCAGTGGATAGGTTGGGGGTCAAGAGGACTAGTAATATCCACAGAAATTCACTCTTGCCTTTAAgaacttttgaaaactgttaaaaaacaaaaaacagcagggCAGGAACCTAAATTCTGAGACCAAAGGTAAAAGTCAGATTTGGTGGTTCTCAGTGACAATGGGGGCATTTCCAAGAGGGGTGAAATGGGAAGGTGCAGGGTGGTCagaggtggtttctcttgttggcTTCTGTGTCTCACTGATTTTTCATCTTCCACATCCTGCAGCGCTTCTTTATCCTGCTCTTCACCATCACCCTTCATGTCTGAAGTCCATAGTGTCAGATTATCACATAACGATTGCATGATACGTGTGGAGTCCTTGTAGCTTTCTTCAATCAGTGTATCCAGTTCTGCAGCTGAATCATCAAAAGCTGCTTTTGCCAACCTGCAGGCATGGTCAGGGGAGTTAAGAATTTCATAGTagaatacagaaaaattgagagcaAGACCTAAGTGAATGGGATGTGTTGGAAGTTCTGCCATTGCAATATCACTAGCAGCTTTGTAAGCCACTAGGCTGTTCTCTGCAGCCTCCTTCCTGTCGTCTCCTGTGGCAAATTCAGCCAGATACCTGCGGTAGTCCTCTTTGATTTTATAAGCAGAAAACCTTGCCCAGAATGTCCAGAAAACAGATTAACTTTAGCTCAGTCTCAACCATTTGCCAATATTCTCCCAtcattttagtttgttttctcctccctttttttttctatctgttcAATGCTGCTGATTATTCCCCAGGAAGCTCTCCTAGGTCCAATCACAGTTTTATATGCAACAGATAGGAGGTTTCTTTCTTCAGTTGTCAACTCCACATCCATCCCTGCTGCTTTCTTCATTGATTCCACCATTTTGTCGTATCGCCCAGCCTGCTCGGCTAGCTTCACCTGGTGCACCGGATCCTCCCAATCATCCACAGTGGCGGCGGCTCCCGCAGGGTCTGCGGGCCTTGGATGGAAGGGGATAGCTTCTCCGACACTCTCCcacaatttcttttattttgtttgattgtttccttggcttttccttgtttttttcacGGCCCTCTTCACTAGAAAGGAGCTCTTTGGGTAGGGACATTTTGTCAATTACCATTTACTTCCCAGAACCAAAATAAGGTCTGGAACATATTTGGTCAGTGAGCAAATGCATGAATGAGTGAACATGGGGACGTGTATTCATTTTGTTACTCTCAGTGAAACATTTGTACCAGTGATTCTTGAACAATTGTGGGTCACATTTTCCTTGAGAGTAGTGTGGACATAAACACACGTGACCGTGCTGCAGACAGCATCAAATGCTCTATTTTCCTTATGAAAAATTGCACCTCAGCCCATTAGCCTTAAATTGTCCAGGCTTCTTAGGGCAGAACATATGCATGCGTTTAAATGCTTTTGGGAAAAGGTGCGAGTGAAGTCGACTCAGCCCACGGAATACTTTTAACCCTGCAAAACAAAGGAAGCCTTTCCACTGCTCCTTGAGGGAGCCTACAGACTGGTTGAGACCCACaaccaaaattattttagaataagGTCTGTACTGCTCTCTCTGAGACCAGCAACATGCACCAGGGTATTGGTTTGCTATCCTCATGCCCACTGCCAATCTGGGGATGGTAGGTGGTCAGTTTGAAACACCACAGCCTTCTCTTACGTCAAAGCAGCAAATTCTTGCTTCACCAAGTCTTCCTCTGGTTGTGAAGTGATGGAAGTTATTATTTGAAGGTAATAAAATTGGTTACTTGTGGGACTGATGGAAGTTACTTCATCCATCTGCCATCTCTAAAGCACTTTTCATGGAAAACATCAGCCAAGGATACACTCAGTAAGTTAATAACAGGTATGTAGCTTCCTCTAGGTTTGCATTCTGACCCTGTCATGTGTATGTCACCAAATgccaacttttaaaataagctcTCACAATCAAGATGGTGATGCTAGAGAAATTGTCTGGTATAAACTGaatttcacatatttaaaaatgaccagaaatgtttttttaaaaatgaagaagatgaaagtaaaatggaaaactaGTGTAAAGAATGTGAAAGTTTGGtttcactgaaatattttcatgGTTAAAGCCAATCATCTGCCGTTTAGCATGTGTAAGTAGTAGTCTGTATTTATGCGGCCAGTGCTTACAGCAGTACAAATTATGCAAATACATGCATAAATTCTACGTTTCATTCAACACTCAAAAAACCcaaagattgggcttccctggtggcgcagtggttgagagtcagcctgctgatgcaggggacatggttcgtgccccggtccaggaggatcccacatgctgcagagcggctgggcccgtgagccatggcctctgagcctgcgcgtccggagcctgtactttgcgacgggagaggccacagcggtgagcaggcccgcgtaccgcaaaacaaaacaaaacccaaagatttctttgttttccagCCCCTGTGGGTAAGACAGGGCCTGGTAGAGGAAAGTCTTGGTTGGAGCGGTGCGCCAGCTGAGTGACCACCTCGTCGAGAATTTCCCAGGATGTTCCAAGAACGGCCAGGAGGGGGCGCGCGGTCATGGCTAACGGGCACGGGGCGGTTTCCCTCCATGCAGTGCGCAGCGAAAGCCGGCAGGGGGCGGGCGCACGCGTCTTCTCAGGCCAAAGGCGCCTCGGGGCAGGGCGGTCCCGGTTCCCGCCCCAAGGCCTCTGGCGCTGCTTCCGCAGTGAGAACCGCAGCTCCTTTTCCAAAGGTTCCGTGTCTGATGGAGCGACTGCGGAGGCTCTGGACCAACCGCCGTGCGTAGAAAGCTTCCTCAGCTGGCTGAGCGCTGAGCGGAGAGGTTTGTGCGGCTTCCGGGACCCTTGCGTTTTCCGGGCTGTTCCCggtgttttattctttactttctttaagaaTGTTTGAACaaggattatttttttactttttttttttagcggtacgcaggcctctcactgctgtggcctactcccgttgcggagcacaggctccagacgcgcaggctcagcggccatggctcacgggcgcagccgctccgcggcatgtgggatcttcccggaccggggcacgaacccgtctcccctacatcagcaggcggactctcaaccactgcgccaccagggaagccctgaacaagGCTTATTGACTGAAGTATCCGTTGGTTGAGGGCTTGACGACTCTAAATCGGAGCTGCAGTGgcttgtttccttgtttctgtacAGATTCGAGGATGTTTCTGGGGAGAAATCCCAGCACGAGCTCAGAGGAAGGGGAGATTCCGTTGAGTGGGACGTGAAAACACTCAATACTCAATATCGGGACCTTCGAGGAGAATGAGCTGAGGACCCGCTTACCGAGTCATGTTGGAACCAGAACTCCAGGTAAAAGGCGAAAACGCACTCCAGTGCATACATGCTTTCACTAATTTTTAATGGCTCTAGTTTTCCAACAGCGTTGAAGTAGCTGAAAACTATGGAGAACCTGACAAGTAAGTGTAATAAAACGTAcgttattttaaacttaaatatttcatatatacccAAAGCAGAATTTATTATAATGTTA
This region of Phocoena phocoena chromosome 15, mPhoPho1.1, whole genome shotgun sequence genomic DNA includes:
- the LOC136135299 gene encoding LOW QUALITY PROTEIN: acyl-coenzyme A synthetase ACSM4, mitochondrial-like (The sequence of the model RefSeq protein was modified relative to this genomic sequence to represent the inferred CDS: inserted 2 bases in 1 codon; deleted 1 base in 1 codon) gives rise to the protein MVESMKKAAGMDVELTTEERNLLSVAYKTVIGPRRASWGIISSIEQIEKXKGRRKQTKMMGEYWQMVETELKLICFLDILGKVFAYKIKEDYRRYLAEFATGDDRKEAAENSLVAYKAASDIAMAELPTHPIHLGLALNFSVFYYEILNSPDHACRLAKAAFDDSAAELDTLIEESYKDSTRIMQSLCDNLTLWTSDMKGDGEEQDKEALQDVEDEKSARSPSFHSPQSTQGPPSFPGLVFMPGTSQLTAKDILHWLQESKAKCTVASEEVIPAVESIVSECPGLKTKFLLSPHSQNRWLSFQELFQTTSAEHSCVETGSQEPMAIYFASGTTGSPKMVQHSQSSLRIGYTLCGSSMSGSFSFLPMLTSVSFSIIQPLTTYPITTLCSAPTVYWMLVQKDLKTCKFEKLPHCLMGGEPLNPEVLQQWKVQTGLMLYEGYGQTGIICANQKGQEIKPGSVGKGYYPMMSRWVISNWFNKAFVVLSAPFKSSNPEKLTLELQDHVKKSTAPYKYPRKVEFVKELPKMITGKIKCNVLRDHEWG